The Desulfomicrobium macestii genome has a segment encoding these proteins:
- a CDS encoding UbiX family flavin prenyltransferase: protein MTVTRRIILAISGASGMEYARLLARALREVPGVELHGIISDGARQVFRYELGSDPLELESSFHFLHDPANIAAPPASGSWTHAGMIVCPCSMASLAAIASGVGTNLLHRAADVTLKERRPLILVPRETPLSEIHLKNMLRAHRAGAVIMPPCPGFYHRPESIEQLVSQFVGRILEQLGMPHELYTRWS from the coding sequence ATGACAGTTACGCGACGCATCATTCTGGCCATTTCCGGGGCCAGCGGCATGGAGTATGCCCGGTTACTCGCCCGCGCCCTGCGCGAGGTTCCTGGGGTGGAGCTGCATGGGATCATCTCGGACGGGGCGCGGCAGGTCTTTCGATACGAACTCGGCTCCGATCCGCTCGAACTCGAATCCAGCTTTCATTTCCTGCATGACCCCGCCAATATCGCGGCCCCGCCTGCCAGCGGTTCCTGGACGCATGCGGGCATGATCGTCTGTCCGTGCTCCATGGCCAGCCTCGCCGCCATCGCAAGCGGGGTCGGCACCAATCTGCTGCATCGCGCCGCCGACGTGACCCTCAAGGAGCGTCGTCCCCTTATCCTGGTGCCGCGCGAAACGCCACTGAGCGAGATCCATCTCAAGAACATGCTCCGCGCCCACAGGGCCGGGGCCGTGATCATGCCGCCCTGCCCCGGCTTCTACCATCGCCCGGAATCCATCGAGCAACTGGTCAGCCAGTTTGTGGGCCGCATCCTCGAACAGCTCGGCATGCCCCACGAGCTCTACACCCGCTGGAGCTAA
- a CDS encoding M3 family metallopeptidase translates to MHEPNPLLNWELFPNFPSITADHVVPAMQEVIARSSAELETLEQSAPRTWHGLLTPLERLTDRVARAWGVATHLHNVRNSPEMREAYAQTQPLVVEFHNRLGQSRPIHDALLALRESPDFPTFSQALQRTISLLVRDAILQGVGLAPDDRERFNAISQELAELSTRFTNNVLDATQAYSLTLTQKEEVAGLPEDSLRLAANMARARGQAEATAENGPWCITLDLPSFLSFMQHAARRDLREEVYRAYITRAASGDTDNLPHIRRILKLRAELAALLGFENFAEVSLERKMAPGVASIETLLRTIQDAATDPALNDLIDLGDLARSNGQSEDIQPWDVMYWAERLKERRFGLRDELIRPYFPLPAILQGLFELIESLFGVRIESGDEVPTWHADVTYYRVKDSDGREIAGFYLDPYARPEEKRGGAWMDELHGRSTVCAPRGHAVRLPVAYVNCNQRPALDDAPSLMSFQEVTTLFHEFGHALQHMLTTVEHGFVAGISNIEWDAVELPSQFMENWCYHLPTLTKLARHYRTGEPMAAELLDKLLETRTFRAGSNALRQVSFALTDLALHTADPDQLDPTETAQRIAREILPLPPLPEDRFLCSFSHIFAGGYAAGYYSYKWAEVLSADAFGVFADAGPDPVRSGDLGRRFRNTILALGGSRHPMDIFRLFRGREPDPRALLLQEGLLPANKDN, encoded by the coding sequence ATGCACGAGCCAAATCCCCTGCTCAACTGGGAGCTTTTCCCCAATTTCCCCTCCATCACCGCCGATCATGTCGTGCCGGCCATGCAGGAAGTCATAGCCAGAAGTAGCGCCGAACTTGAAACCCTTGAACAAAGCGCGCCCCGAACCTGGCACGGGCTGCTCACCCCCCTGGAGCGTCTGACCGACAGGGTCGCGCGCGCATGGGGCGTGGCCACACACCTGCACAACGTCAGGAACTCCCCCGAGATGCGCGAGGCCTATGCGCAGACTCAGCCCCTGGTCGTGGAATTCCACAACCGCCTGGGTCAGAGCCGTCCCATCCATGACGCGCTTCTCGCCCTGCGCGAGAGCCCGGATTTCCCGACATTCAGCCAGGCCCTGCAGCGCACCATCAGCCTCCTGGTCCGCGACGCGATCCTGCAGGGCGTGGGGCTCGCCCCCGATGACCGCGAGCGCTTCAATGCCATAAGCCAGGAGCTGGCCGAACTGTCGACCCGCTTCACCAACAACGTCCTTGACGCCACCCAGGCCTATTCCCTGACCCTGACGCAAAAGGAAGAGGTTGCCGGGCTCCCCGAAGACTCCCTGCGCCTGGCCGCGAACATGGCCCGGGCACGCGGACAGGCCGAGGCCACGGCGGAAAACGGCCCCTGGTGCATCACCCTTGATCTGCCTTCGTTCCTGTCCTTCATGCAGCACGCCGCCAGACGCGATCTGCGCGAGGAGGTCTACCGGGCGTACATCACCCGCGCGGCCAGCGGGGACACCGACAACCTGCCCCATATCCGGCGCATATTGAAGCTGCGCGCCGAGCTGGCTGCGCTGCTCGGCTTTGAAAATTTCGCGGAAGTGAGCCTTGAGCGCAAGATGGCTCCGGGCGTGGCCAGCATCGAAACCCTGCTGCGCACGATCCAGGATGCGGCCACGGACCCGGCCCTGAACGACCTCATCGATCTTGGCGATCTGGCCCGCTCAAACGGGCAATCCGAGGATATTCAGCCATGGGACGTCATGTACTGGGCCGAAAGGCTCAAGGAGCGGCGCTTCGGCCTGCGCGACGAGCTGATCCGGCCCTATTTCCCGCTGCCGGCCATCCTGCAGGGGCTCTTCGAGCTGATCGAGAGCCTCTTCGGGGTCAGGATCGAAAGCGGTGACGAAGTGCCGACCTGGCATGCGGACGTGACCTATTACCGGGTCAAGGACAGCGACGGCCGGGAGATCGCGGGCTTTTATCTGGACCCTTACGCCCGCCCCGAGGAAAAACGCGGCGGCGCGTGGATGGACGAACTTCATGGGCGCAGCACCGTCTGCGCGCCTCGCGGTCATGCCGTGCGCCTGCCCGTCGCCTACGTGAACTGCAACCAGCGTCCGGCCTTGGACGACGCGCCATCGCTGATGAGCTTTCAGGAAGTGACCACGCTCTTCCACGAGTTCGGCCACGCCCTCCAGCACATGCTGACCACGGTGGAGCATGGCTTCGTGGCCGGAATCTCCAATATCGAGTGGGACGCCGTGGAACTGCCGAGCCAGTTCATGGAAAACTGGTGCTATCACCTCCCCACCCTGACCAAGCTGGCCCGCCACTACCGGACAGGCGAGCCCATGGCCGCCGAGCTTCTGGACAAGCTCCTTGAGACCCGCACCTTCCGCGCCGGTTCCAATGCCCTGCGCCAGGTCTCCTTTGCCCTGACGGACCTCGCCCTGCACACGGCCGATCCGGACCAGCTCGATCCCACGGAGACCGCCCAGCGCATCGCCCGTGAGATCCTGCCCCTGCCGCCGCTGCCGGAAGACCGTTTCCTGTGCTCCTTCTCGCACATCTTTGCCGGCGGTTACGCGGCCGGATATTACAGCTACAAGTGGGCCGAGGTCCTGAGCGCCGACGCTTTCGGCGTATTCGCGGACGCCGGTCCTGATCCGGTCCGTAGCGGAGATCTGGGCCGACGCTTCAGGAACACGATCCTGGCTCTGGGCGGCAGCCGCCACCCCATGGACATCTTTCGTCTCTTTCGCGGTCGCGAACCCGACCCAAGGGCCCTCCTGCTCCAGGAAGGCCTTTTGCCTGCAAACAAGGATAACTAG
- a CDS encoding tryptophan--tRNA ligase gives MKKMTVLTGITTSGTPHLGNYVGAIRPAIEASRDENVNSYYFLADFHSLIKCHDPARIHQSRLEVAATWLALGLDTNKSVFYCQSDIPEIPELTWILTCMTAKGLMNRAHAYKAAVQENEENGSQDPDKGITMGLYSYPILMAADILMFNANIVPVGKDQTQHLEMTRDIAQRFNHHFGEHFVLPEARVDESTAVLTGLDGRKMSKSYNNYIPLFAPEKNLRKLIMKITTNSQAPEEPKETEGCALFEMFRAFATPEQVADMRARFAAGIGWGYVKQDLFEVVNAQLAEPRDKYAELMQNPEYIEKVLKEGAEKARAYSRPFLDRIRASVGIKTLGA, from the coding sequence ATGAAGAAAATGACCGTCCTGACCGGAATCACCACTTCCGGCACGCCGCACCTTGGCAATTACGTCGGCGCCATCCGCCCGGCCATCGAGGCCAGCCGTGATGAAAACGTCAACTCCTACTATTTTCTGGCCGATTTTCATTCGCTGATCAAATGCCACGATCCGGCCCGGATTCATCAGTCCCGCCTGGAAGTGGCCGCCACCTGGCTGGCCCTTGGCCTTGATACGAACAAGAGCGTCTTCTACTGCCAGTCCGATATCCCCGAAATTCCCGAGCTGACCTGGATACTGACCTGCATGACGGCCAAGGGCCTCATGAACCGGGCCCACGCCTACAAGGCCGCGGTGCAGGAGAACGAGGAAAACGGCAGCCAGGATCCGGACAAGGGCATCACCATGGGGCTCTACTCCTACCCCATCCTCATGGCCGCGGACATCCTCATGTTCAACGCCAACATCGTGCCCGTGGGCAAGGACCAGACCCAGCACCTGGAGATGACCCGCGACATCGCGCAGCGCTTCAACCATCATTTCGGCGAGCACTTCGTCCTGCCCGAGGCCCGCGTGGACGAGTCCACGGCCGTGCTGACCGGCCTTGACGGGCGCAAGATGAGCAAGAGCTACAACAATTACATTCCGCTCTTTGCCCCGGAAAAGAATCTGCGCAAGCTGATCATGAAGATCACCACCAACTCCCAGGCTCCCGAGGAGCCCAAGGAGACCGAAGGATGCGCGCTTTTCGAAATGTTCCGCGCCTTCGCAACGCCCGAGCAGGTGGCCGACATGCGCGCCCGTTTCGCGGCGGGCATCGGCTGGGGCTACGTCAAGCAGGACCTGTTCGAGGTCGTCAACGCCCAGCTCGCCGAGCCGCGCGATAAGTATGCGGAGTTGATGCAAAACCCCGAATATATCGAAAAGGTGCTGAAGGAAGGCGCTGAAAAGGCCCGCGCCTACAGCCGCCCCTTCCTGGATCGCATCCGCGCCTCCGTTGGGATCAAGACGCTGGGCGCCTAA
- a CDS encoding site-2 protease family protein, whose amino-acid sequence MFDISQTLHHFSIIALPFFLGITCHEVAHGYVSYLMGDPTAKLAGRLTLNPLKHLDPMGTLVLLLTQLIGWAKPVPINPAYYKDYRRGILYVSLAGPMANFAVMAFFAVLLKILVIYSQNPGAADSAYILRPMINIAVAGVFINAILGTFNLLPIPPLDGSKILACLLPGPMAARFMQLERYGFIILLLLAFTGGLGMILSPVSAFVQNMIIKPLL is encoded by the coding sequence ATGTTCGACATCAGCCAGACACTTCATCACTTTTCCATAATCGCCCTGCCCTTTTTTCTTGGCATCACCTGCCACGAAGTCGCGCACGGGTATGTTTCCTACCTCATGGGCGATCCCACGGCCAAGCTGGCCGGAAGGCTGACCCTCAACCCGCTGAAGCATCTCGACCCCATGGGCACCCTGGTCCTGCTTCTGACCCAGCTCATCGGCTGGGCCAAACCCGTGCCCATCAACCCGGCCTATTACAAGGATTACCGGCGCGGCATCCTGTACGTGTCCCTGGCCGGGCCCATGGCCAACTTCGCGGTGATGGCCTTCTTCGCCGTGCTGCTCAAGATCCTCGTCATCTATTCCCAGAATCCGGGCGCCGCCGACTCCGCGTACATCCTGCGGCCCATGATCAACATTGCCGTGGCCGGCGTCTTCATCAACGCCATCCTCGGCACGTTCAACCTGCTGCCCATTCCCCCGCTTGACGGCAGCAAGATCCTGGCCTGCCTGCTGCCCGGCCCCATGGCCGCGCGGTTCATGCAGCTCGAACGCTACGGATTCATCATCCTGCTTCTGCTGGCTTTCACCGGAGGACTCGGCATGATCCTGTCCCCGGTCTCGGCCTTTGTGCAAAACATGATCATCAAACCACTCCTATAG